A single window of Impatiens glandulifera unplaced genomic scaffold, dImpGla2.1, whole genome shotgun sequence DNA harbors:
- the LOC124917237 gene encoding uncharacterized protein LOC124917237 produces the protein MNALKLCKPTCYQSPFLHISSPHPLLIHHNTVSVANRERNTVCNRTMFIRAYIDDDKQEEKNKRKSFLTLEEAGLVELSGLSTHERFLCRLTISSLNLLRVIAEEEECTMEELNAGRICDWFVNDKLKREQNIGSAVLQWDDSEFPL, from the exons ATGAATGCATTGAAACTTTGCAAGCCCACTTGTTATCAATCTCCATTTCTCCATATTTCTTCTCCTCATCCACTTCTCATACACCACAATACAGTTTCAGTTGCTAATAGAGAAAGAAACACAGTTTGTAATCGAACTATGTTTATCAGAGCTTACATTGATGATGATAAACAAGAAGAGAAGAATAAGAGGAAAAGTTTCTTGACTTTAGAAGAAGCTGGATTAGTTGAACTCTCTGGTCTAAGCACCCATGAAAGATTCCTCTGCCGCTTAACT aTATCATCTTTGAATCTATTGAGAGTGATAGCAGAGGAAGAAGAATGCACAATGGAGGAACTGAATGCAGGCAGGATTTGTGATTGGTTTGTAAATGACAAGTTGAAGAGGGAGCAAAATATTGGGTCTGCAGTTCTTCAATGGGATGATTCTGAATTCCCACTctga